A portion of the Gorilla gorilla gorilla isolate KB3781 chromosome X, NHGRI_mGorGor1-v2.1_pri, whole genome shotgun sequence genome contains these proteins:
- the NUDT10 gene encoding diphosphoinositol polyphosphate phosphohydrolase 3-alpha isoform X1 has translation MKCKPNQTRTYDPEGFKKRAACLCFRSEREDEVLLVSSSRYPDRWIVPGGGMEPEEEPGGAAVREVYEEAGVKGKLGRLLGVFEQNQDPKHRTYVYVLTVTELLEDWEDSVSIGRKREWFKVEDAIKVLQCHKPVHAEYLEKLKLGGSPTNGNSMAPSSPDSDP, from the exons ATGAAATGCAAACCCAACCAGACGCGGACCTACGACCCCGAGGGGTTCAAGAAGCGGGCGGCGTGCCTGTGCTTCCGGAGCGAGCGCGAGGACGAGGTCCTGTTAGTGAGTAGCAGCCGGTACCCGGACCGCTGGATCGTGCCGGGCGGGGGCATGGAGCCCGAGGAGGAGCCGGGCGGTGCGGCGGTCCGAGAGGTGTACGAAGAAGCGGGAGTCAAGGGGAAGTTAGGCCGGCTCCTGGGCGTCTTCGAACAGAACCAGGACCCCAAGCACAGAACGTACGTGTATGTACTGACTGTCACGGAGCTGCTGGAGGATTGGGAAGATTCGGTTAGCATTGGGAGGAAGCGAGAGTGGTTCAAAGTCGAAGATGCCATCAAGGTTCTCCAGTGCCACAAGCCCGTGCACGCCGAATATCTGGAGAAACTAAAGCTGGGCGGTTCCCCAACCAATGGAAACTCCATGGCCCCATCCTCGCCAGATAGCGATCCCTA g
- the NUDT10 gene encoding diphosphoinositol polyphosphate phosphohydrolase 3-alpha isoform X2 gives MKCKPNQTRTYDPEGFKKRAACLCFRSEREDEVLLVSSSRYPDRWIVPGGGMEPEEEPGGAAVREVYEEAGVKGKLGRLLGVFEQNQDPKHRTYVYVLTVTELLEDWEDSVSIGRKREWFKVEDAIKVLQCHKPVHAEYLEKLKLGGSPTNGNSMAPSSPDSDP, from the coding sequence ATGAAATGCAAACCCAACCAGACGCGGACCTACGACCCCGAGGGGTTCAAGAAGCGGGCGGCGTGCCTGTGCTTCCGGAGCGAGCGCGAGGACGAGGTCCTGTTAGTGAGTAGCAGCCGGTACCCGGACCGCTGGATCGTGCCGGGCGGGGGCATGGAGCCCGAGGAGGAGCCGGGCGGTGCGGCGGTCCGAGAGGTGTACGAAGAAGCGGGAGTCAAGGGGAAGTTAGGCCGGCTCCTGGGCGTCTTCGAACAGAACCAGGACCCCAAGCACAGAACGTACGTGTATGTACTGACTGTCACGGAGCTGCTGGAGGATTGGGAAGATTCGGTTAGCATTGGGAGGAAGCGAGAGTGGTTCAAAGTCGAAGATGCCATCAAGGTTCTCCAGTGCCACAAGCCCGTGCACGCCGAATATCTGGAGAAACTAAAGCTGGGCGGTTCCCCAACCAATGGAAACTCCATGGCCCCATCCTCGCCAGATAGCGATCCCTAG